Proteins co-encoded in one Metabacillus sp. KUDC1714 genomic window:
- a CDS encoding extracellular solute-binding protein encodes MKKKKLLSLLLTTCLATTTLVACSDKTSKEPEKTEDGRVVLTGLITKHPLTKDVNKMEWLEEAEKRAGVDIKWEEVSADWDQKKGAMLAGGDIPDIIVGPNAITDADFSKFKGLFEDLTPLIEEHAPNVQKMFDEKSELKVISTQLNGEIYGLPKYQRYWPNTGTRQFINQQWLDNLGLKQPTNWDELYEVLKAFKEEDANGNGDPNDEIPMDFAPVGTGGFGFFQPTVLLGSTGMTIVGGGGQGYFAEDGEVKNFFVDDRYKQVVTFLNKLYKEKLISAEAFTQDYTKYQSVARGEGETATVGYTYGWELTDRFGNELAPQYASIAPLKVDASSTVQPSWTYDYNVLNYGVNMVQMSSKTKNKDAAMKFINELYDPKVSMQVLFGSLGTNIKDNGDDTYTVLPPEDEKMDPGTWKWTSTWADNGPLYISDSLKLTLGTDMQSVGKQTEALQSALDAVDTENDVLPDTFLKYTEEDNNAMSLVNTELMNLAMANFSKWVTKGGIDKEWDAYVEKMNQIGLPGNLEITQKYYDDYKSKME; translated from the coding sequence ATGAAAAAGAAAAAGTTATTATCATTGTTATTAACAACTTGTCTAGCTACAACTACATTGGTGGCATGTAGCGATAAGACAAGTAAGGAACCAGAGAAAACAGAAGATGGAAGAGTAGTATTAACTGGACTTATTACTAAACACCCGCTAACAAAAGATGTTAACAAAATGGAATGGTTAGAAGAAGCAGAGAAACGTGCAGGTGTAGACATAAAATGGGAAGAGGTATCTGCAGACTGGGATCAGAAAAAAGGTGCAATGCTTGCTGGTGGTGATATTCCAGATATAATCGTTGGACCTAACGCTATTACAGATGCAGACTTTTCGAAATTCAAAGGATTGTTTGAAGATTTAACACCATTAATCGAGGAGCATGCACCAAATGTTCAGAAAATGTTTGATGAAAAGTCTGAATTAAAAGTCATTTCAACACAGTTGAATGGCGAAATTTACGGTTTACCTAAATATCAAAGGTATTGGCCTAATACTGGAACAAGACAATTTATCAATCAACAATGGTTAGACAATTTAGGTTTAAAACAACCAACAAATTGGGATGAATTATACGAAGTTTTGAAAGCGTTTAAAGAAGAGGATGCAAATGGTAATGGTGATCCAAATGATGAGATTCCAATGGACTTTGCTCCTGTAGGCACAGGTGGATTTGGTTTCTTCCAACCAACTGTTCTATTGGGTAGTACAGGTATGACGATCGTTGGTGGCGGTGGCCAAGGCTATTTCGCTGAAGATGGTGAAGTGAAAAACTTCTTTGTAGATGATCGTTATAAACAAGTTGTTACATTTTTGAACAAGCTTTATAAAGAGAAATTAATAAGTGCTGAGGCATTTACTCAGGATTATACGAAATATCAATCAGTTGCTCGTGGTGAAGGAGAAACTGCAACAGTTGGATATACGTATGGTTGGGAACTTACAGATAGATTTGGTAATGAATTAGCACCACAATATGCCTCAATTGCTCCATTAAAAGTAGATGCAAGCTCAACAGTACAGCCATCATGGACCTACGATTATAATGTATTAAACTATGGAGTTAATATGGTTCAAATGTCATCAAAAACGAAAAACAAAGATGCAGCAATGAAGTTTATTAATGAATTGTATGATCCAAAGGTAAGTATGCAGGTACTATTTGGTTCACTAGGAACGAATATCAAAGATAATGGAGACGATACATACACTGTACTTCCTCCAGAAGATGAAAAAATGGATCCAGGTACATGGAAATGGACATCTACATGGGCAGATAATGGTCCGTTGTATATTTCAGATTCATTAAAATTGACATTAGGTACTGATATGCAATCAGTTGGTAAGCAAACAGAGGCCCTTCAGAGTGCACTTGATGCGGTTGATACTGAAAATGATGTATTACCTGATACATTCTTAAAGTATACGGAAGAAGATAATAATGCAATGAGTCTAGTCAATACAGAATTAATGAATCTAGCAATGGCTAACTTCTCTAAATGGGTAACAAAAGGTGGGATTGATAAAGAGTGGGATGCCTACGTTGAAAAAATGAATCAAATTGGACTTCCAGGAAACCTAGAAATCACTCAAAAATACTATGATGATTACAAATCTAAGATGGAATAA
- a CDS encoding ABC transporter permease, protein MPFINSQTNKADNIPIIPLQKKKTIFNTFKRDYQLWLLILPAIVCVIIFNYIPMYGIQLAFREYDFTAGLTGGEWVGLKYFEQFINSHMFIDLLKNTVVLSLTTILIGFPAPIILALLINQIRWKRGKKILQTTVYLPHFISIVVLVGLLNVLLSPNTGILGLLVNKLGFEDLNLLASTKSFVPVYVLSDVWQHVGWNSIIYLAALSSVDPQLYDAAKIDGANRWQIIRNVEIPAIIPTIIILLILNMGHIISTGFEKIFLMQNSLNLPVSEVIETYVYKIGIISNQFSYAAAIGLFNTLINFTLLLLMNYIAKRTSKISLW, encoded by the coding sequence ATGCCCTTTATAAACTCTCAAACCAATAAAGCGGATAACATTCCTATCATTCCTTTGCAAAAAAAGAAGACAATTTTTAATACGTTTAAACGTGATTATCAATTATGGTTATTAATTCTTCCTGCAATTGTTTGTGTGATTATATTTAACTACATTCCGATGTACGGAATTCAATTAGCCTTTCGTGAATATGACTTTACTGCTGGACTTACTGGTGGAGAATGGGTAGGGCTAAAATACTTCGAACAATTTATTAATAGTCATATGTTTATAGACTTATTGAAAAACACAGTTGTGCTAAGTTTAACAACGATTCTTATAGGTTTTCCAGCTCCAATAATACTGGCTTTGTTAATTAACCAAATTAGATGGAAGCGAGGAAAAAAAATCCTCCAAACAACAGTCTATTTACCACACTTTATTTCAATCGTGGTATTGGTTGGGTTGTTAAATGTACTTTTATCACCAAATACTGGTATTCTCGGTCTCTTAGTCAATAAATTAGGTTTTGAGGATTTAAATTTATTAGCGTCTACAAAATCATTTGTACCGGTTTACGTGTTATCTGATGTATGGCAGCATGTTGGGTGGAATAGTATTATTTATTTGGCAGCGCTCTCTAGCGTTGATCCACAATTATATGACGCTGCAAAAATTGATGGGGCGAATAGGTGGCAAATTATTCGGAATGTAGAAATCCCAGCGATTATTCCTACAATTATTATCCTTCTCATTCTCAATATGGGTCATATCATCAGTACAGGATTCGAAAAGATATTTTTAATGCAAAATTCATTAAACCTTCCAGTTTCAGAAGTAATTGAAACGTATGTTTATAAAATCGGTATTATTTCGAATCAGTTTAGCTATGCGGCAGCTATTGGTTTATTTAATACACTAATTAATTTCACTTTATTGCTATTAATGAATTATATTGCAAAAAGAACTTCAAAAATTAGTCTTTGGTAA
- a CDS encoding carbohydrate ABC transporter permease, protein MGFLKTKNKSELIFDIIIYTVCALVFLVIAYPLYFVIIASVSDSTLVSTGKVLLFPKGFSLFGYQEIFQDSRIWIGYRNTMIYALGGTFVNLLFTLPAAYALSRQEFRARRPLMFFFVFTMFFNGGLIPTYLLMKDLSMIDTMWVFIFNPVTVNVFNLIITRTFFESTIPNEMYEAAIMDGCNHFKFFTKIVLPLSKAVISVIGLYYLVWHWNDFFTGLIYIRDYSLQPLQIVLRDILISNQVFAEGAGSTGSGYAQRYADQVKYGVIIVSTLPILVVYPFLQKYFEKGVMIGSVKG, encoded by the coding sequence ATGGGCTTTTTAAAAACGAAAAATAAGTCAGAATTGATTTTCGATATTATTATCTACACAGTATGTGCTTTGGTATTCTTAGTCATTGCCTATCCTTTGTATTTTGTCATTATTGCATCTGTTAGTGATTCAACTCTTGTTTCCACAGGGAAAGTGTTATTATTCCCAAAAGGTTTTAGTCTCTTTGGATATCAAGAGATTTTTCAGGATTCAAGAATATGGATCGGATATAGAAATACAATGATCTACGCATTAGGTGGTACGTTTGTAAATCTATTATTCACATTACCAGCAGCATATGCACTATCAAGACAAGAGTTTAGAGCAAGACGTCCTTTAATGTTTTTCTTTGTATTCACCATGTTTTTTAATGGTGGTTTAATACCTACGTATTTATTAATGAAAGATTTATCGATGATCGATACAATGTGGGTCTTTATCTTTAACCCAGTTACAGTAAATGTATTTAACCTTATTATTACAAGAACGTTTTTTGAAAGTACAATTCCAAATGAAATGTATGAAGCTGCCATTATGGATGGCTGTAATCACTTTAAATTTTTCACAAAAATAGTTTTGCCTTTGTCTAAAGCGGTAATATCAGTAATTGGACTTTATTACTTAGTTTGGCATTGGAACGATTTCTTTACTGGTTTGATTTATATTAGAGATTATAGTTTACAACCATTACAAATCGTGTTGAGAGATATCCTTATTTCAAATCAAGTATTCGCTGAAGGTGCAGGTAGTACCGGAAGTGGTTATGCACAAAGATATGCAGATCAAGTCAAATATGGGGTTATCATTGTTTCAACATTACCGATTTTAGTCGTGTACCCATTTTTACAGAAATATTTTGAGAAGGGCGTTATGATCGGATCTGTTAAGGGATAA
- a CDS encoding YesL family protein, with translation MKSVTSWYIRIGEWAFNLFLLNILWLFFSLLGLFVLGIFPATVALFAVMRKLIMSTENVSILKLFWKTFKVEFIKANIIGYIFLIVGVLLYIDLRVLQQLDTNFFNLLITIITYIIGLLYLLTLLHVFPIFVHFNLKTRDYIKYAFILSIGRPLQSLLMIIILGIMIVLLIQVPGLIPVFGVSLTSLIIMKVSSGSFPEINAASPSLNRD, from the coding sequence ATGAAAAGTGTAACAAGTTGGTATATTCGTATTGGGGAATGGGCCTTTAATTTATTTTTATTAAATATTTTATGGCTTTTCTTTTCTTTATTAGGGCTTTTTGTACTTGGAATTTTTCCGGCCACAGTAGCTTTATTTGCTGTAATGAGAAAGTTAATAATGTCAACAGAAAACGTATCTATACTTAAATTATTCTGGAAAACATTTAAAGTCGAGTTTATCAAAGCAAATATTATTGGGTATATATTTTTAATTGTAGGAGTTCTTTTGTATATCGATTTAAGAGTATTACAGCAATTAGATACCAACTTTTTCAACTTACTCATAACTATTATTACTTATATTATAGGACTACTTTATCTATTAACTTTGTTACATGTATTTCCTATTTTTGTTCATTTCAATCTTAAAACTAGAGATTATATCAAATATGCCTTTATCTTATCGATAGGTAGACCATTACAATCCTTACTTATGATCATAATATTAGGTATTATGATCGTGCTATTAATTCAAGTACCTGGATTGATCCCTGTTTTCGGGGTAAGTTTAACCAGTCTCATTATTATGAAAGTATCTTCTGGCTCTTTCCCAGAAATTAACGCAGCTTCCCCTAGCCTCAATCGTGATTAA